The genomic stretch ttttgtagtaTCCCTGCTGTAAATTTACAGGGATGCTGTAATGTTTTACAGTAAGGAAAACAGTACTGTGAAATATATTACAGCATCTCTGCTGTAAAGCAAAATTACAGTATTAAGCTGGCAACTCTGGTGCCGAGATAATGCTGTAAATGTACAGTGAAATTCCCTACTGAAATCTAAATGTAAGAATAACAATACATTTATTCAAATTGGTACCAACATTAATAACAAATTAACAACCATATATGACAATAGAAGTAACAACAgttaacacatactgtatgtaaccaaaGGAAGAGCGTAACGACAACACGAACATAAAAACTAtaatgtgtgcctgtgtgtggtgtgtgtgggggagagagtgacAAAGAGATAAGAGTTCAAATTGAGATTGAGTACAATCGTAGATCTGTGATCAGGGGCAACTAGTTGCTTAAGGGGGTTTAGAGGTGGTGAAACACAACGGGACAGTTTGGGCAGGAGAGCATCCAGGAGAGAGAAGTCAGCGCAGATTCAGGTATTCCTCATGGGGCTCCGTAACAATCCTCCTCAGTTCTGATTTTGTCAGCTCTACTCACCCCTAGAACAAGCATAGAAAAAGAAAGAcgaaaaggggagacagagagcactaGGACTGTTACTCTGAGTAGAAAGACAGGGGGGAAATGACATACCAagctggtgctgtgtgtgtgtgtgtgtgtgtgtacttacctTCATTCAAATTCAGTGAGCTCAGTGAGATCTTGGAAGAATGGGGCACTGTAGGGTTTGAGAACAGTTGGCTTCATCTGGGCCACTTTCTCATGCCTTTTTGTCCCATCTTCAGGGTTCATCATCTTGGGTTGATTCGAACCTACAGCATATATCCAATATAGTTTATGAAATCAATGGAAGCATTGAACAAAGACATATAAGAAAGCGAGTTAGATACACCTACTTCAAACCCCAGCTAACTAATAAAACATTGCTTTAGCCAACAAAATACCACAGGTTATTTTACCAGACTCACACGTTCCTTTATTTCTTTGCCACCAAATGTTTgcataaaactgtttttttttttaaatgactgaagactccagccacccaaagtCATACACTTGACACTTACATGCGACTTTTGCTATCAGAATACGAAGATCGCATTGAAAAAGACAGGTTTAAATGCACAAAAGGGGTTTGATTGTGTTCAGACCTGGCTGACCGCTTCAGGAGGGGGGGGATCAGGGATGCTTCAAGTTTGGATTTCTCCATTCTGGATGCAATCAGGCTACCGAAAGCGCATACAGTGGGCAACGTCATCAGCCCTCCTCCCACAAGTCTCCAGAAAACGTTTGTTTTGGGACCGATGCACCTTTTCAGTTTTAACTGGAGGAAATATGTTCCTGGCGTGTGAGGAATGTTACTGGCCTCAAATGCTGGCCAGCTAGTtaatatttagatttattttaaactagTTTTACTAGAGTTATTCTAACCCGTTTGCAATTCCTTTACTTGCTAGATTGCTGGCCAGCTACAGAGGTTAGTTACTAGCATCGGTTTTTGTGTTATAATCACATTTAGCACATTTCACTGTTTGTAGAATGGATACTGGAATTTGAATATGGCACGGGAAAAAGGGAATCCGGACACACTGTGAACACAgtagacacatttaaatgtaggtGTAGATGCATGACCCATTCAGAATTCCTTGATCCGAACTCCATGATCAGAATACTAAAGCTGCACGAACAGTCAAGTCTAGACACGGACATATACTGTCTTGGACCAAAAGgcccctgaacagcttctaccccaagccataagacaaatAGATACCCAGACTATctacattgaccctttttgcactaactctttttgACTCTTTGCACACACAATGGATtttacccacacattcacacatactgacactccaacacacacacacacacacactcgcacataaCACGTACATTCAGGCACACAttcgccatacacacacacttatataagattgaactgtttggcctgaatgccaagcgtcacatctggaggaatcaccatccctacggtggcaccatccctacggtgaagcatggtggtggcagcatcatgctgtggggatgtttttcagcagcagggactgggagactagtcaggatcgaggaaaagatgaacggagcaaagtacatagagatgcttgatgaatacctgctccagagcgctcaggacctcagactggggtctcagacccgatctaacatctctggagagacctgaaaatagctgtgcagcaatgctccccatccaacctgacagagcttgagaggatctgcagagaagaatgggagaaactccccaaatacaggtgtgccaaccttgtagcgtcatacccaagaagacttgaggctgtaattgctgccaaaggtgcttcaataaagtactgagttaagggtctgaaaacgtatgtaaatgtaatatttttgtaATACATTCTTTTACaagtttgaaaacatttctaaaccctgtttttaatttgtcattgtggggtattatgtgtagattgatgagggctaACAACTATTTAATCCAGTTTACAATACGGTTGTGATGAAAGAAAATGTGGAGGAGTatgctgtttgaggagcatgctctcgctGCGTGACAGGTGATATtctgcccaaactctgtatgtcatgggctctccaaccctcttcctgcagctacccagtgcttaatttaGGAAACTAAGTGAAATCTGTTCAGGAACATCGATAGTAACACGTTTTTCCAACAAAACATAGGAGGAGATGAAAATGCATgatggtgagatattctgtatagctaaaggtaatgtgttACCCAAATAATTGTGAAAAAATAAGAAATTCCCTATTACTGGgttattcaaaatcaaatacaaagtCACAATAATTGTATGCTTTCTGTAAGCCGCCCCGAaaaatcaatgaaccaacagcatcgcctGGGGCTATACATTCTTTCCCAGGGTATACATTTGAGcatagcataaggtaaccagtccatccagtatgcataataatatAGTCCACACTCAAAGGTGTTTACTCAAATTTGTTTAATTTTGGAGTACttgctagaccaattatgtaccaaagattAAATTAAATCAGTCTTATTTTTTCTGCCATTTGTAATTCGCTCTGTACCCACACAATACACTGCTAGTTCACTCCTACTCTCTGCTCATTGTTAAAATCACAGAAAATAATGGCAAAGTTATCAACTACGGTATgtcagtatactgtatgtaaaatgatTAATACCAGAAACATGCACAAATATTCCCATATACTGAAGGTACAGTTTAAAACCTTCTCACACCTATCTTTTTAAACGTATCATATTACTCAAACTCCTGATGTTAACGTTTATACGCTGATGTAAACACTCAGGCACTATTTCAAAGAAAGGGAAGAAAATCTATACAAAAGCTTATTCAGATTAATgagggttctttgaagaacccttcttgccttccaaagtaTGCTCCTTGCCTTCTGAACAATcatcaaagaaccctttcttccGAAAACGTTTTTTTTAGGATGAAAAAGGTTCTACGTAGAACTCTTTGCCTTACAAATAACTTTAGTCTTCCAAAAAGGTTCATCAGATAAAAACAGTTCTTGGCAGAACCCTATCCCTctgcaaagaacccttttggaacccttttttctaagagtgtaaatGAACTGTACTCTAGTGCTTTGTGTTGGAACAGGGCGTCTCATGCtcagagagaaacaaacacaccTCTGATGTTTTGTTCAATCACTCTCACAAGCTCATTTTATCTACAAATGTAAAGTTTTtgaacagcagcaacaacaacaacaaatacaaCAACAATCAGCTCTGCCGTCAGTGTGACAACATTTGTTCCATGATGCCCTGGAAATGTCCACAACATACAGTTTCATGGTCCTGATCAAATCAGGCTAAAGCAACGTGTTGGCTAAGAATTTGACCTAAAGCACATACTTCTCCACATAGAACGGACATAAGAGAGGGGATTATATGAGTTATTTTGAGTTTTTCTTCATCTGAGGCTGAAGTCCCCAAGTGAAGACTGTCACCCGTTGAGCCCCTGAGGTGGTGACCAGCTGACATCACAGGGGACGTCAGAGGTTTGTTAAAGGTCATTTAAACTGAACTGACTTTGACTTTCTAAATCTAGGGCAGGGTTCATTCCATGACTGCATCCATCTTGGTATTCCGTGGCTTCCTTTTCTTgtttccttgtctcctttcctacACTGATGTAAAagaacagggacagtagaaaTCTGATTGAAAGTGAGGAGCGCCCCGATTTGTATTCACCACCTATCCTTTGTCTCTTCAGGTCAGCCCATGTGAAGAGGAGACGAGGTAGCCATGTGGTAGGGAGCGTTGGGCAAgtgactgaaaggttgctggttcaaatgcCCGAGCCGACTCGGCAGAAAAATCTGTAACCCTAATTACTCCTGTAAATGctcctggataagagtgtctgctaatttttttttaaatgaagccCTTCCCGACTACTGAGATACACCCCAGAGTTCTGTTTTCTTGGCTACTCGTGGGGTCAAAGCTGAGCTCTTTGGGTCATCCAAGTGCTGTCTTATCTGCTTTTATAGGTGGGGAATATGGTTTGATATGAATTGGAAAATGTTTGCCCAATGTgcatcagattttttttattttaatttcactCTACATTATAACAACTTAATATCATAATAAACGTGGATTACAAAGCGTCCATGTTAGCACCAGTTATAAACAGGGCTACTCCATTGTCCACTATTGATTGGTAATGTCGACCCAGCAGTGCTCAGTGAACAAACTACATGCAAGTGCTATTTCTTTAGTCTAAACGTGACAGCCAGGCTGTTATTGCGAAGCAGCAAAGGCTTTAATTACGAAACAGAAATATATAATAGTCTGCTACACGTGACGGATCTAGCCACAGCCTCTTTCTCAATAATCCTATACTTGCTTTTCAAAGACGGATCAAGATCGATCTTCTCACGTTATCTAACTTGGCACACACTTATTTATAAACCACCTTTTCTTCTCTTCCGCATGTGAAGTCCATTGTACATTCTGTGGTGAAGTGGGTGTGTTTTGGGGGGCGATGCAAATATCCCTCAGTTGGTATAAATAGTTTCTCTGCAAGCATTTCCCTCAGGCCAGTGGATGCATCTGAACTGAGCTGATCTAAAAGACACACATTCAGCACAATGTAAGTAGAAATGATAGTTTATCATTGCATTGACTAGGTTTGTTTGAGTTGTTATGGTGTTAAGTAATTAAAGCAAGATTTTTCTAGAAATAGAAATGTCAAATAACACAGTTTACTGTCTTTTAAAGTATTACAATATTGCAATCTTAGTCAGTTATGTCTGTATAACATATTTGTTATATGATTATGTCACTGACTGTTTGTGTGTACTTCAGGTTTTTcatgtgatgacacactgttttGTGTACTTTaggttttcaaatcaaatgtgtttgtcacatgcgctgaatacaacatgtgtagtagactttacagtgaaatgcttacttccgaGCCCTTTCCCTACCATGCAGAGTTAAAAAACGAAGAATAATTTGCAAAATACAAAAGGAAATATtaacacagtaaaataacaataacgaggctaaatacaaggagtaccagtaccgaggcATTGTGCAGGGGTAGAATgttgttgaggtaatatgtacaggtaggtaggggtaaaagtgactaggcaatcaggatagataatgaacagagtagcagcaccaTATGTGAAGAGTGTCAAAGAGTATTACATTGTGTCTATGTTATGGCACTGACTGTTTGTGTGTACTTTAGGTTTTTAATGTGATCGCACTGACTGTTTGTGTGTACTTCAGGTTGTTAATGTGATGACACTGACTGTTTGTGTGTACCTCAGGGTTTATTTTGTAGGGTTGGTTGGCTTGCTTCTCATCTTGACTGCTGAAGCCAGAGTTGGGTAAGGAAGTTTTAACACACATCTGTTATTACTTCTCTCACATCGTAACCACACGTTTCAGAATGAATACTCTGTTTGTGTAGTGAATGAACGGTCTGCGTGCGAAATCGTATGCTGTTGTCCATTTATTGATTTGTTTTCCACCGATCCCTTTAGGAACTCCTCTGAGTCTCGCTTCTGCACCGAGTCAAAGGAATGTCTGCTGTATGATCTGGTGTGCAAGAATGACGATTATGAGGTGAGTCTTGTGCAGCACAAATTAATGGCACATTGGGGCTACAACATAGGAGTTTGTTTCACCACCTTTTTTGTGACAGATTTTTTTATGTTTCGTTGTTGGTCAGGGTGGCAGATACAAAACAATAGCATTTGCATATATCAAATTGACAACATGATGATCATCattatcacccccccccccattttggTTATCGCATTGGGTTTCGGTAATTGGAAACATGTTGTAGATCAAGTTATGCAGGGTTGTAGATCACCCTAATCCCGTTCTCAACATCTGCAACTCAAATACACTCTCCAGCAGAGGACTCGTGAGTGAAGGTTTGTGTCTGTGTTACAGGTGCGCCACTATGACTCGGTGAAATGGGTGTCGACAGACGAGGAATGCTACTTCATGGACAAGGCCACTTACACTGCCTTCCGGAGACTCTTCAAATACATCACCGGATCCAAcaaggctggtgtgtgtgtgtgtgtgtgtgtgtgtgtgtgtgtgtgtgtgtgtgtgtgtgtgtgtgtgtgtgtgtgtgtgtgtgtgtgtgtgtgtgtgtgtgtgtgtgtggagtggatGCACATGCATGAGTCTGTTTCCGTGCGCGTGTGTCTACCTGGTAACAAGTGCTTACACACATGTTTTTTCTATAGGCGTCAACATTGACATGACAGCTCCGGTGACTGTCAAAAttgaagagaagaagaagatgtGGGCGTCATCTGTCTTCACCATCAGCTTCCTCCTGCCGTCTGACTATCAGATGATTCATCCCCAACCCactgatgacaaggtaaagccaaaTCACAAATAGACCCTACGCCCTATGCACTTGTgaagatctgagaggatttgattgGTTTAAGCAATATGGTGAAACTTCCACTCAGCCTATCAGAGGGCAAAGTGGAGCTATTACCATATTGCTGACACCTGTCAAAACCCTGTATACCTGACACAATGACATCCACATCGTTATCCAGGGGTCTGTAATATTTGTGTGGTTTATTGTGTGTGGTTTTTCAAATACTTAAGCTGAGCTTGCCTGGCTCAATGgcaccaatggaatagtcccaacaGTGCAAACCCCGCCCACCTGGCACTCTAGAAAAACTGAATCTAAGTTGGACATAATATGATTGTCTATCAGATCTGGGTTCAAGAAGTATTTTTCAAATACTTCGATGTAGCTTTTATAGAGTGCCAGGTGGGTGGGgattgcacttttgggactattccatggTGCCATTGAGTCAGGCAAGCTCAATCGAGCAAAGCTTAAGTATTTGAAAAAACACAAATACCCTTTGAACCCATGTCAAGTATGTCATGTTTTTTTAAAGACCGTGGTTAAAATGTGGATGTCTTTGTGATTTCCCCGTGCAGGTATATTTTACAGAGACGCCAGACATGAAAGTGTACGTGAGGAGCTACGGTGGATGGATGATGTCTTTGACATCCAGTGTAAACTCTATGCTGCTGAAAAGGCAGCTAGACAACGTCCAGGCCACCTACAACAAAGACTACCACTATGCTGTGGGATATGACAGGTGAGAGCACAGATACAAACCCTTCAATATACTCATATCCAACATCCAACACAATTCCaccaaaatactttttcaaccaTCCTttaatattttgtgtgtgtgtgtgtgtcctacagcCCAATGAAGATTCTGAATAGGCACAACGAGGTGTGGTACATGGTTGAGGGAGAGCCTGTGTGCCCTACCTCCTCCTAAACATCCTCCTCCATTACTGCTGAGTCTGGCATAACCACTTTGAGGAGGACCAATGGGAGGTGCATGGTAGACTGAGAACATCTGAGAAAATGTGGTTTGGGGGCAACAAAGATATTAACTAAGACAtgtgtctctgatctggtggcaCTATAATCCAAAATCAATATGCCATATACTATAGAGTGTATACAAACTGTATGTCTTAGAGTTTGCTCATACTTAATCAGGGTTCAGTTTGTTAGGGAGGTGACTAGCACCCCCGAGACCCGTGATTCGAACTCTATACATAAAGGTTCTAACGATGTGGGGTGAATGTAGACAGGGATATGTTTGTACTAAATAACTGGTTTCATTTGTCAAAAAGGAAGTTACTTTTCACAAACTACAACATTCAatgttggacatgatttggatctTTTTCTCATTAAAATATGAATAATGTCTGTGTTGAGTTGGTTTCCTCTTAAAAATATGCCAAACAAATACAGTATGATACAGTGAATACAGTATGATTATAATGAACATAAAATCTTGGGTAAATGTGTCAGATACCATATTTGTTATATAGTCTGTCCATGAGAGATTACAATGAACATTACAAAGGAAATGTTAAATttgacatttgagtaatttagcagacctTCCTATCCAGAGCGACTTTGTCACTCTTTTCAAAAACATAGTGAAGTCGTATACAGTGAACACTGTACACCTTTCGCCATTCAGTGCCGCCGCTACGAACGAGGGCATGTTCTAAGAAGGAAGCTCAAATACTCACTTCAGAGTAGCAAGAAAACAGATCACAAGtacactctttgaaaaaaagagctccaaaagggttctttgcagAGGGATAAGGTTCTACCAAGAACTGCTTGGATCAGAATAACCATTTTTGGAAGACAAGGGTTCTTTGTAAGTCAAAGGGTTTTACCTAGAATCTTAAACATTCTAAGAACTGTTTTTggaagaaagggttctttgatgattctttggaaggcaagaagggttctacatagaaccatatataatatttcccagcatgAGCTATTGGAGATTATCAGAATTATTTGTTTTACTGTAATATCTGTTTTTGCATATAAATTAATTGGTTGATTaattttatgctacacaaagataaagaACATAcagttttctaaactaatccaatttgTTAGTAATTGGATTTATTGCATACATTACTGAGgtagttgttccagtttagatgattgaGGTAGTCTCAGTATTCAATCTTacctaccctggcagtcattctgaatgcagattGTGGGTGATTAAGGTTaccctcagaacatcctcaatttgtctggtcatggactctacaaggtgtcgaaagcgttccacagggacgctggcccatgttgactccaatgcttcccacaagtGAGTCttgttggctgaatgtcctttgtccattcttgatacacacgagaaacagttgagcatgaaaaacccagcagcgtggcagttcttgacacaaaccaacACATGCAATTGTCTCATGGACAAGGCCACTTACACTGCCTTCCGGAGACTCTTCAAATACATCACCGGTTCCAAcaaggctggtgtgtgtgtgtgtgtgtgtgtgtgtgtgtgtgtgtgtgtgtgtgtgtgtgtgtgtgtgtgtgtgtgtgtgtgtgtgtgtgtgtgtgtgtgtgtgtgtgtgtgtgtgtgtgtgtgtgtgtgtcttctttaacccttctcctccccttcatctgcaatgattgaagtggatttaacaagtgacatcaataagagatcatagcttttacctggtcagtctgtcatggaaagagcaggtgatcttaatgttttttatactcagtgtatcaaatcaaatcaaattgtatttgtcacacacgccaaatacaaccttaaccgttaaaatgcttacttacaagcccttaaccaacaatctagttttaagaaaatagagttaagaaaatatttactaaataaaatgtcaattgaaaaagtaacacaataaaataacaataatgaggctatatactgcATAGAAAATGTTGTTTCCCCTTTAACATTTTCTTCTCTATTCTTTTTACTTATTTCCATTTAGTGGGTGTTAACGAGTACTGTTAGTTATATGCGATGGTTAAATAAGCGTAAGAAAGTCTGTACGCTGCCCATATTgattgttttgttctatgttcatTTATTTCTTAAATACACTCCCTGAAcatgcttcccgactcccagcgtaCACCTTACATGaccaaaaaagagttaaacaaatcaaaatatattttatatttgagattcttcaaagtagccaccctttgccttgatgacagctttgcacactcttggcattctctcaaccagcttcatgaggtagtcacctggaatgcatttcaattaacaggtatgccttgttaaaagttcatctgtggaatttctttccttcttaatgcgtttaatCCAATCggttgttttgtgacaaggtaggggtggtatacagaagatagccctattttgtaaaagaccaagtccatattatggcaagaacagctcaaataagcaaagaaaaatgacagtccattattactttaacacatgaaggtcagtcaatgcagaacatttcaagaactttgaaagtttcttcaagtactgTCGTAAAAACCAAAaaagaggaccgccacaggaaattaagacccagagttacctctcctGTAGTAAATTCATTAgacttaactgcacctcagattccagcccaaataaatgcttcacagagttcaagtaacagacacatctcaacatcaactgctcagatgAGACTGAGTGAATAAGGGCTTCATGGTcaaactgctgcaaagaaaccgctactaaaggacaccaacaacaagaagagacttgcttgggccaagaaacatgagcaatggaccttacaccagtggaaatctgtcctttggtctgatgagtccaaatttgagatttttggttccaaccttcgtgcctttgtgagacgcagagtaggtgaacagatgatctccgcatgtgtggttcccaccatgaagcatggaagagggggtgtgatggtgtggtgatgctttgctggtgacactgtcagtgatttatttagatttcaaggcacacttaaccagcatggctaccaaagcattctgcagcgaaatgccatccaatctggtttgcgcttagtgggactataatttgtttttcaacaggacaatgactcaaaacacacctccaggctgtgtaagggctatttgaccaagaaagagagtgatggagtgctgcatcagatgacctggcctccacaatcacccgacctcaacccaattgagatggtttgggatgagttagaccacagagtgctggaaaagcagccaacaagttttcagcatatgtgggaacaccttcaagactttaggaaaagcattccaggtgaagctggttgagagaatgtcaagagtgtgcaaagctgtaaaggcaaagggtgactactttttaacacttttttggttattacatgattccgtaagttttatttaatagttttgatgtcttcactatagtaaaaataaagaaaaacccttgaatgagtaggtgtgtccaaacttttgactggtactgtatgtgtcatgggtgtttttttttgtattgtaTTACTTTTTTTATAATATTTTTCTTAAAATATATTTGCTGATTAATATTCCAACCAATGATATGTGATTGAAAGTTGCTGTCTTGTTTGCTGTCTTGTTGGGTgttatgtttttgttgttatttgTGTTATGTAATGTcatattgattttaaaaaatgtatacaaaaactTTATTGACAAGAAAAATGTGTGCAGGTACAGGTTAgacgaggtaatttgtacatgtagatgGGGGTAAAGGGACTGtgcatagaaaataaacagctagtagcagaagtgtaaaaacaaaaggtgGGGGAtggggtgtcaatgcaaatagtctaggtgGCCATTTGAATAATTGTTCAGCCatttgaacctagacttggcactccagtaccacaTTGCAgtgtgatagcagagagaacagtctatgacttgggtgactggagtctttgacatttttgggGCCTTCGTCTGACAGCGCCTAGTATATAGGCCccggatggcagaaagcttggccccagtaatatACTGAGCCATACGCCTGacagtcggatgccgagcagttgccatacctgcCATTGACGCaacaggtcaggatgctctcgatggtgcagctgtagaaattttatctggggacccatgccaaatcttttcagtctcctgagggggaaaaggtgttgttgtgccctcttcacaactgtcatggtgtttttggaccatgatagtttgttggtgatgtggacacaaaggaacttgaaactctcaacccaatccactacagccccgtcgatgtgaatgggggggtGTTCAGCCCTCattttcctgtaatccacgatcatctcctttgtcttgctcacgttgagggagaggttgttgtcctggcaccacactgccaggtctctgacctcctccctatagactgtctcatcattgtcggtgatcaggcctaccacctttgtgtcgtcagcaaacttaatgatggtgttgatagaACCTTTCATAGGTTGATATTTTAACTGTCCTATTTCTATAGAGGAAGAATCTAATTATCCCATGTTGTGATATATTTTAACACTGTAACATGATTTGTTCGTTAGGAAATATTTGAATATTAAAGATTTAATTGTGTCTTAGTTTTGTAGTTTCATTGGTTTTGTTCAACTAGTGTAACATTGTTTTGTTCAACTACTACCAAACAATTTTGAACCACCATCAACCATTTCCTGAACAGAAGCATAACCTAGATAACGTATCTTTTCCAGAACATATAAGGCTTCAATAGAAACATAACCTGGATATGATAGGTCCGCAATCACAGGGGACAAatagattgcatcccaaatggcacccaattccctataaagtgcaccctggtcaaaagtagtgcactatattgggaatagggtgcaatttgggactcaTGCCACATCCGTGAATGTCATAATTCATATCCCGACAGAGGGGAAAGTTAGATAAGCGATCACCCTTGGACTGCAGTCTTATCTCTGACGTCAGTCAGCACATCATTAAGATTACCATGTTGTGCTCCAGCCCAGTGATTGGCATGTTGTTATCTGCACCCACCTGGTAAGTGATCTGGAATGTTGCCTATTGAGAAACAAATAAATCCAGGCTTCTCTTGAAATTGCACCCCTGGAGGTCAGTGCCCCAGGGACTCAAATGCGGGTTTTCACTGTTTGAAGTTAATTTGGGTTGTAATCTTCTTAGTAATGTTCCTCACTATTAacctacctgcctgccttcctACTTGCCTGCCTTCCCACCTACCTGCCTACTgatctgcctccctgcctgctgaTCTACTAACCTACCTGTCTGCCTACCAACCTATCTATCTACCTGCATACCCATCTGTCTACACTGTAAAAAAGATCCTGTtatttttacagtacattactggcAGCACACTAGCCAGTAGTCTACTGTAattttacagtaaaatactgGCAGCACAGATCTTTACTGAAACACAAATGTACAGCATAT from Oncorhynchus tshawytscha isolate Ot180627B linkage group LG09, Otsh_v2.0, whole genome shotgun sequence encodes the following:
- the LOC112258438 gene encoding heme-binding protein 2, which gives rise to MVYFVGLVGLLLILTAEARVGNSSESRFCTESKECLLYDLVCKNDDYEVRHYDSVKWVSTDEECYFMDKATYTAFRRLFKYITGSNKAGVNIDMTAPVTVKIEEKKKMWASSVFTISFLLPSDYQMIHPQPTDDKVYFTETPDMKVYVRSYGGWMMSLTSSVNSMLLKRQLDNVQATYNKDYHYAVGYDSPMKILNRHNEVWYMVEGEPVCPTSS